CGACAGCCTCCGCTCCTGAAAATATAGCCTCGGGCCAAGGCACGGCGCGCCTCCTGGCGCCCCGCTATTCGAAGAAAAAGCAACGAATGCCCGCCGTCTTTGGAGGGTTGCGTTCTTGAGGTGTGTGCTTCCGCCCTAATATCGGGCACATGAGCACCACCCACTTCGGCTTCGAAAAGGTCGACGAAAGCGAGAAAGCGCAACGTGTCCGCGGCGTCTTCGATTCCGTCGCCACGCGCTACGACCTCATGAACGACCTGATGTCGATGGGGCTGCACCGCGCCTGGAAGAGCTACACCGTGATGGTGGCCAACGTGGGCGAAGGCTCGCGCGTGCTCGACATCGCAGGCGGCACCGGCGACCTCGCACTGGCCTTCTCGAAGAAGGTCGGCGCCAGCGGCCAGGTGGTGCACACCGACATCAACGAAGCCATGCTGCGCACCGGCCGCGACCGCCTGCTCGATGCCGGCGTGGCGCTGCCCACGCTGGTGTGCGACGCAGAAAAACTGCCGTTCCCCAGCGACCACTTCGACGTGGTGACCGTGGCGTTCGGCCTGCGCAACATGACGCACAAGGACCTTGCCCTGAAGGAGATGAACCGCGTTCTCAAGCCGCGCGGCAAGCTCCTGGTGCTCGAGTTCTCGAAGGTCGCCAAGCCGCTTGCCAAGGCCTACGACTGGTATTCGTTCAACGTCCTGCCGCGGCTGGGCAAGCTGGTGGCGGGCGATGACGCGAGCTACCGCTACCTGGCCGAATCCATCCGGATGCACCCCGCGCAGGACGAGCTCAAGACCCTCATGAAAGAGGGCGGTTTCGGGCATGTGGACTATCACAACATGACGGGTGGCGTGGTTGCCCTTCATGTTGGAATCAAGTGTTGATG
The Variovorax sp. OAS795 genome window above contains:
- the ubiE gene encoding bifunctional demethylmenaquinone methyltransferase/2-methoxy-6-polyprenyl-1,4-benzoquinol methylase UbiE, coding for MSTTHFGFEKVDESEKAQRVRGVFDSVATRYDLMNDLMSMGLHRAWKSYTVMVANVGEGSRVLDIAGGTGDLALAFSKKVGASGQVVHTDINEAMLRTGRDRLLDAGVALPTLVCDAEKLPFPSDHFDVVTVAFGLRNMTHKDLALKEMNRVLKPRGKLLVLEFSKVAKPLAKAYDWYSFNVLPRLGKLVAGDDASYRYLAESIRMHPAQDELKTLMKEGGFGHVDYHNMTGGVVALHVGIKC